In the genome of Aedes aegypti strain LVP_AGWG chromosome 2, AaegL5.0 Primary Assembly, whole genome shotgun sequence, the window accggtcggttgaaatggaagtacaaagTTAACAATACATcatgttttcaattaaattaacaaataatgcaacttttcaaaataatatgtcaATTAAAGCAAATCATATTTCACataagactttcttattctTATGAAGTaacttaacaaaaatcaaaacttagcttgacttATTTCGGGTTTGCTAcggattttttcaatttctctgtaacacttatgaatggaagtatgataaaaacttaagtcataattttaaagcaatttgcttgaaacatttgaaaagtcataaaatgtgggcttcgtggccgtgcggatagtgttaccaagcatttagccgcatcgagtcaaggggtgtgggttcgattcccgcttcagtccgaaaaacttttcgtcaggaaggtttttcgattgtgccactgggcgttgcatgctagtccgttgtctagtgtggtgcttccttcaaagggcaaatcgtccactggaagcattaacgtgtcggtgtctttaaaaaacaaatatctttagaacaaaagaaacgattacagatcattgaaaaaattgttaaaaaatactgaaaattattgactgaagtttattgccgtgaatcgcaagtcagtctcatctgcattttggtcaatattgagttgatatcgattttcattatatcttctaatgctcttccagctgcactaacgaaaaatcattttttgttcagtaaaattaggaaaaaaaacaccaagtcgaattgtcccataatgaaaagtaaacgcatgtcagtcccactgcagatgttcgcatcgtgtaacacaaaaaatgaatcgttatttggtcatctttatattttgcTTGGAAAAGTAACGGaatgaaaagcaaattatgaaagtttcattgagatcgaaatatgttccaatctcctgtaattttttgaatgtttgtatggaaaacaagatcgaaaacttctcagtcaattttcttaatgcctacttttcacagatggtactgactcacgatttgcggcagtttactttcaaatttgttatctcagcataggcttataaaattggctaatgttgaaaagaaaagcattaaaactatataaataaaaatggaatggtgttcgtatgtcacgaaatggcttacgaacgggttaacggatttgaacgattatttctccgttttgttcgtcaggggtttcgacgtgtttgtgtgtataaaaatcccaggatattcaccgggaaagtcggaaaaacgagagtggaCGAAactatcattttgtatgggacgatctaTAGCgtattcaacagcctacttgatggcaagacgaagttttgcACTCTGCAATCGATCACCTCTAAGATTCTCAATCTTAACTGAGGCATTTCTGAGCCGATtttcctcaatttttcattgtttttttttcaatttttatacaTATAGATTCTTTTTTTCACGAATGAGACAAATTCATCAACTACAGTGCCACTTAGAGGTTAAAACATGAATCCGGTGATTTCCCTCTCACATAGAAACTGCTAGCAATTTGCAAAGACACATGTACTCAAGTAGATGAAATTTAAATGGAGTAATATTAGATACCAAACTGTCCATTAAAGGTGTAAggtttgaaatttgagaattgcacaaatttcaatgtaaagtTGGGTCACTTCATTTAAAGAATTTTCTAATATGAATTTCAGTCGTTTTATCCTACAAGTGTACAATGACGGTGATTTCGATTTTTGGGACGTAGCACGCACTTTAGTCGCAGTTGTATGGGATGCCCATGGTAGGATTTTTCATGGTAAGTATGAGCAGAATTCTCTGATCGTGAGCCatcattttttaaatcttcactTACAGGATACGAAGTGTGTGGTTTGGATAATTTGCCGAAAACTGGACCTGCGTTGATCATATACTACCATGGAGCTATTCCTATCGATATGTACTATCTGGTGGCGCGTGtttatttgaagaaatcccGTTTGGTCTATACCGTTGGCGACCGATTCCTAGAAATGTTACCCGGTTGGTCGTGTCTGGCTCGGGTAATGAAAGTAAGCCCTGGCACGGTACAATCCTGCTCTAACGTGCTGAAGGAAGGAAATATGTTATCAATTGCACCGGGTGGAGTTTATGAAGCTCAGTTCGGTGACAGCAACTATGAGTTGCTGTGGAGACGGCGGGTCGGATTCGCCAAAGTAGCCATTGAATCCAAAGCACCTATTATTCCAATGTTCACCGAAAACCTACGAGAAGGGTTCCGTTCGATTGGCTTTGCCAAACGGTTATTTATTCGACTGTACAATGCCGTAAGGTTTCCGGTGAGACCGGTCTATGGGGGGTTTCCGGGTAAATTTAGGACCCATTTGGGAAAACCGATCGAGTACGATCCATCGTTAACGCCGGAGCAACTGCAGGAAAAAGTGGCGTTTGCTATTGAGGAACTGATTAATAAGAACCAACGAATACCTGGCAGTATTCTGCACGGGTTGATAGATAGATTTGTGACGAAAAAGAAGAATGAATGAAATGACTGTTTTGTACAGGGACTGATGTAAAGCGAACAACCTTATCCGTACTACTGTATCCGTACTTATGCATGTGGCTTGCAAATATAGTTATACTGGTCAAAGTG includes:
- the LOC110676199 gene encoding transmembrane protein 68-like — encoded protein: MNFSRFILQVYNDGDFDFWDVARTLVAVVWDAHGRIFHGYEVCGLDNLPKTGPALIIYYHGAIPIDMYYLVARVYLKKSRLVYTVGDRFLEMLPGWSCLARVMKVSPGTVQSCSNVLKEGNMLSIAPGGVYEAQFGDSNYELLWRRRVGFAKVAIESKAPIIPMFTENLREGFRSIGFAKRLFIRLYNAVRFPVRPVYGGFPGKFRTHLGKPIEYDPSLTPEQLQEKVAFAIEELINKNQRIPGSILHGLIDRFVTKKKNE